In Piliocolobus tephrosceles isolate RC106 chromosome 5, ASM277652v3, whole genome shotgun sequence, a single genomic region encodes these proteins:
- the LOC111525943 gene encoding histone H2B type 1-K produces the protein MPEPAKSAPAPKKGSKKAVTKAQKKDGKKRKRSRKESYSVYVYKVLKQVHPDTGISSKAMGIMNSFVNDIFERIAGEASRLAHYNKRSTITSREIQTAVRLLLPGELAKHAVSEGTKAVTKYTSAK, from the coding sequence ATGCCGGAGCCAGCGAAGTCCGCTCCTGCGCCCAAGAAGGGCTCAAAGAAGGCAGTGACTAAGGCCCAGAAGAAAGACGGCAAGAAGCGCAAGCGCAGCCGCAAGGAGAGCTACTCCGTGTACGTGTACAAGGTGCTGAAGCAGGTCCACCCCGACACCGGTATCTCCTCTAAGGCCATGGGAATCATGAACTCCTTCGTCAACGACATCTTCGAGCGCATTGCGGGTGAGGCTTCCCGCCTGGCGCATTACAACAAGCGCTCGACCATCACCTCCAGGGAGATCCAGACGGCCGTGCGCCTGCTGCTGCCCGGGGAGTTGGCCAAGCACGCTGTGTCCGAGGGCACCAAGGCCGTCACCAAGTACACCAGCGCTAAGTAA
- the LOC111525948 gene encoding histone H2A type 1-H: MSGRGKQGGKARAKAKTRSSRAGLQFPVGRVHRLLRKGNYAERVGAGAPVYLAAVLEYLTAEILELAGNAARDNKKTRIIPRHLQLAIRNDEELNKLLGKVTIAQGGVLPNIQAVLLPKKTESHHKAK, encoded by the coding sequence ATGTCTGGACGTGGCAAGCAAGGTGGTAAAGCTCGCGCTAAGGCCAAGACCCGTTCTTCTCGGGCTGGGCTTCAGTTCCCCGTGGGCCGAGTGCATCGCCTACTACGCAAGGGCAATTATGCAGAGCGGGTTGGGGCCGGCGCGCCGGTGTACCTGGCTGCGGTGCTGGAGTACCTGACTGCTGAGATCCTGGAGCTGGCTGGCAATGCGGCCCGCGACAACAAGAAGACCCGCATCATCCCACGTCACCTCCAGCTGGCTATCCGCAACGATGAAGAGCTCAACAAGCTGCTGGGCAAAGTCACCATCGCGCAGGGTGGTGTCTTGCCCAATATCCAGGCCGTGCTGCTGCCTAAGAAGACTGAGAGCCACCATAAGGCCAAATAA